The following proteins are co-located in the Rattus norvegicus strain BN/NHsdMcwi chromosome X, GRCr8, whole genome shotgun sequence genome:
- the Elobl6 gene encoding elongin-B-like, with translation MIRSHKTTIFTDAKESSTMFELKRIVEGILKRPPEEQRLYKDDQLLDDGKTLGECGFTSQTARPQATATVGLAFRADDTFEALRIDPFSSPLELPSRCDEATRLWRQCQ, from the coding sequence ATGATCCGGAGCCACAAGACCACCATCTTTACGGACGCCAAGGAGTCGAGCACCATGTTTGAACTGAAGCGCATCGTTGAGGGCATCCTCAAGCGGCCGCCAGAGGAGCAGCGGCTGTACAAGGACGACCAGCTCCTCGATGATGGAAAAACTCTGGGCGAATGTGGCTTCACCAGTCAGACAGCAAGGCCACAGGCCACAGCCACAGTGGGCCTGGCCTTTCGAGCAGATGACACCTTCGAAGCGCTGCGTATTGACCCCTTCTCCAGCCCTCTGGAGCTTCCTTCCAGGTGTGATGAAGCCACAAGACTCTGGAGGCAGTGCCAATGA